In Streptomyces sp. NBC_00448, the following are encoded in one genomic region:
- a CDS encoding transposase — MSGKSNMSKRYTAEFKRDAVALVRSSPLRNVTEIARELGVSPEGLRGWVKQAKTDRGEGAPGALTTAEKDELQRLRRENREQQQTIEILKKAAAFFAKETMK, encoded by the coding sequence TTGAGTGGCAAGAGCAACATGAGCAAGCGGTACACGGCCGAGTTCAAGCGCGACGCGGTCGCGCTCGTCCGTTCGTCGCCGCTTCGGAACGTCACCGAGATCGCCCGTGAACTCGGCGTGAGTCCGGAGGGGCTTCGCGGCTGGGTGAAGCAGGCGAAGACCGACCGCGGTGAAGGGGCGCCCGGCGCGCTGACCACGGCGGAGAAGGACGAGCTGCAGCGGCTGCGCAGGGAGAACCGGGAACAGCAGCAGACGATCGAGATCTTGAAAAAAGCAGCGGCCTTCTTCGCGAAGGAGACGATGAAGTAG